The following coding sequences lie in one Primulina huaijiensis isolate GDHJ02 chromosome 2, ASM1229523v2, whole genome shotgun sequence genomic window:
- the LOC140958234 gene encoding phospholipase D alpha 1-like, which produces ILLHGDLHATVYGIDKLHIGFIAELFHKITGSKLYATIDLEKARVGRTRLLHHQLSHPEWNESFHIYCAHSASKVVFTIKLDDTIGAEDIATASVPASDLIQGEVIDKWLEIHYTHHKLMHEKSKIHVKLQFYDVTRERCWARGIKSPNFPGVPFTFFPQRRGCKVTLYQDAHVPDDFIPKIPLAGGKFYEPNRCWEDIFEAIWNAKHLIYITGWSVFTKIMLIRDNRRPKPGGDMILGDLLKKKASEGVRVLMLVWDDRTSVAGLKDDGLMATHDEDTGKFFRNSDVHCVLCPRNPDDGRSLVQNVEIGTMFTHHQKIVVADCAMPNGGTDRRRIVSFIGGIDLCDGRYDTQFHSLFRTLDTVHHDDFHQANYKGATIQKGGPREPWHDIHCRLEGPAAWDVLHNFEQRWRKQGITDVLLELQELDDIIIPPSSVMFPDDHETWNVQVFRSIDGGAAFGFPDSPEEAVKSGLVSGKDNIIERSIQDAYIHAIRRANNFIYIENQYFLGSSFSWNSADIKVENIGALHVIPKELSLKIADKIASRQRFTVYVVIPMWPEGYPESASVQAILDWQKRTMEMMYTDIVQALKSKGIEANPKDYLAFFCLGNRETKKSGEYEPLEKPDHD; this is translated from the coding sequence ATAACTGGTTCAAAGCTCTACGCAACAATTGATTTAGAAAAGGCTCGAGTTGGAAGAACAAGATTGCTCCACCATCAGCTCTCACATCCTGAATGGAACGAGTCTTTCCACATATACTGCGCTCACTCGGCCTCCAAAGTAGTGTTCACCATCAAACTCGACGACACCATTGGAGCAGAGGATATCGCAACAGCCTCCGTACCGGCATCCGATTTGATCCAAGGTGAAGTAATCGACAAATGGCTCGAAATCCATTACACTCACCACAAACTGATGCATGAGAAATCGAAGATCCATGTTAAGCTACAGTTCTACGACGTTACCCGGGAACGTTGTTGGGCTCGAGGCATCAAAAGTCCTAACTTTCCTGGCGTTCCTTTCACGTTCTTTCCGCAGAGGAGGGGATGCAAAGTTACACTTTATCAAGATGCTCATGTTCCTGATGATTTCATACCCAAGATTCCTCTAGCCGGTGGGAAATTCTACGAGCCAAACCGGTGCTGGGAAGACATTTTTGAAGCCATTTGGAACGCGAAACATTTGATCTATATAACAGGTTGGTCTGTTTTTACGAAGATCATGTTGATACGTGATAACAGGAGGCCTAAACCAGGGGGTGACATGATTCTCGGTGATCTTCTGAAGAAAAAAGCTAGCGAAGGTGTGAGAGTACTAATGCTCGTATGGGACGATAGGACTTCGGTTGCTGGGCTTAAAGATGATGGACTGATGGCGACTCATGATGAAGATACGGGGAAATTTTTTCGAAATAGTGACGTTCATTGCGTGTTATGCCCTCGTAATCCTGACGATGGGCGTAGCTTAGTCCAGAACGTAGAAATTGGCACGATGTTTACTCATCATCAAAAGATCGTGGTTGCGGATTGCGCCATGCCTAATGGAGGTACAGATAGGAGGAGGATTGTTAGTTTTATAGGTGGGATCGATCTATGCGATGGCAGATACGACACTCAGTTTCATTCCCTTTTTCGGACTTTGGACACCGTACATCACGACGATTTTCATCAGGCAAATTATAAGGGTGCAACCATTCAAAAAGGTGGTCCAAGGGAACCGTGGCACGATATTCATTGCCGATTGGAAGGGCCTGCAGCTTGGGATGTTCTCCACAATTTCGAGCAACGATGGAGGAAACAAGGCATAACTGATGTACTATTAGAACTTCAAGAACTCGATGACATCATAATACCCCCGTCTTCCGTTATGTTTCCTGATGATCACGAAACTTGGAACGTCCAAGTTTTTCGGTCCATAGACGGTGGAGCGGCTTTTGGGTTCCCTGATTCACCCGAAGAAGCAGTTAAATCCGGGCTAGTGAGTGGAAAAGATAATATCATCGAACGAAGCATTCAAGATGCATATATCCATGCCATACGCCGTGCAAATAATTTCATTTACATTGAGAATCAGTACTTTCTTGGAAGCTCATTTTCTTGGAACTCGGCCGACATCAAGGTCGAAAACATCGGTGCTTTGCATGTCATTCCGAAGGAACTGTCACTAAAGATAGCGGATAAGATCGCATCCAGGCAGAGATTTACAGTTTACGTTGTGATTCCGATGTGGCCAGAAGGGTATCCAGAATCTGCGTCAGTCCAAGCTATATTAGATTGGCAAAAGAGGACTATGGAAATGATGTACACTGATATAGTTCAAGCCCTCAAATCCAAAGGGATTGAGGCAAATCCTAAGGACTACTTAGCATTCTTCTGTTTAGGTAACAGAGAAACAAAGAAAAGTGGAGAATATGAGCCTTTAGAAAAGCCAGATCATGAT